The Mixta hanseatica genome includes a region encoding these proteins:
- the pqqC gene encoding pyrroloquinoline-quinone synthase PqqC has protein sequence MTQAQPLSPQAFEQALRAKGAYYHIHHPYHIAMHNGKATREQIQGWVANRYYYQTNIPLKDAAIMANCPHPEVRRKWVQRILDHDGYGDSEGGIEAWLRLGEAVGLDREVVQSEALVLPGVRFAVDAYVNFARRANWQEAACSSLTELFAPQIHQARLDSWPQHYPWIEAEGYDYFRSRLSQANRDVEHGLQLALEYCDTVEKQQRMLEILQFKLDILWSMLDAMTMAYEMKRPPYHTVTADLAWHKTRLV, from the coding sequence ATGACGCAGGCACAGCCGCTTTCGCCGCAGGCTTTTGAACAGGCGCTGCGCGCCAAAGGCGCTTATTACCATATTCATCATCCCTATCACATCGCGATGCACAACGGCAAAGCGACGCGTGAGCAGATTCAGGGCTGGGTGGCGAACCGCTACTACTATCAGACCAATATCCCGCTGAAAGATGCCGCTATTATGGCTAACTGCCCGCATCCGGAGGTGCGCCGCAAATGGGTGCAGCGCATTCTCGATCACGACGGCTACGGTGACAGCGAAGGCGGCATTGAAGCCTGGCTGCGCCTGGGCGAGGCGGTAGGTCTGGATCGCGAAGTGGTGCAATCGGAAGCGTTGGTGCTGCCCGGCGTGCGCTTCGCGGTAGATGCCTATGTTAATTTCGCCCGCCGCGCCAACTGGCAGGAAGCGGCCTGTAGCTCGCTGACCGAGCTGTTCGCGCCGCAGATCCATCAGGCGCGGCTCGACAGCTGGCCGCAGCACTATCCGTGGATCGAAGCGGAAGGCTACGACTATTTCCGCAGCCGCCTGAGTCAGGCGAACCGCGACGTAGAGCATGGCCTGCAGCTGGCGCTGGAGTATTGCGACACGGTAGAGAAACAGCAGCGGATGCTGGAAATCCTGCAGTTTAAGCTGGATATTCTGTGGAGCATGCTGGATGCGATGACCATGGCGTACGAAATGAAACGTCCCCCTTACCATACGGTCACGGCGGATCTCGCCTGGCATAAAACGAGACTGGTGTAA
- the pqqE gene encoding pyrroloquinoline quinone biosynthesis protein PqqE, with product MNRSGSSSVTERKPAVNPPLWLLAELTYRCPLQCPYCSNPLDFAQQDKELTTEQWIEVFRQARAMGSVQIGFSGGEPLVRKDLPELIAAARNLGFYTNLITSGIGLTEKKLDSFAEAGLDHIQISFQASDETLNAALAGSEKAFRQKLEMARAVKAHGYPMVLNFVLHRHNIDQIDRIIELCIELEADDVELATCQFYGWAQLNREGLLPTREQIERAEQVVKQYRQRMAESGSLTNLLFVTPDYYEERPKGCMGGWGAIFLSVTPEGTALPCHSARQLPVEFPSVLEHDLQHIWYESFGFNRYRGFDWMPEPCRSCDEKEKDFGGCRCQAFMLTGNADNADPVCAKSPHHGKILAAREEANCTQMQISQLQFRNRVNSQLIFKANA from the coding sequence ATGAACAGAAGTGGATCATCTTCCGTGACTGAACGGAAACCGGCGGTTAACCCGCCGCTGTGGCTGCTGGCGGAGCTAACCTACCGCTGTCCGCTGCAGTGCCCGTACTGCTCTAACCCGCTCGATTTTGCCCAGCAGGATAAAGAGCTGACCACCGAGCAGTGGATTGAGGTATTTCGCCAGGCACGGGCGATGGGCAGCGTGCAGATCGGTTTCTCCGGCGGCGAGCCGCTGGTGCGCAAAGATCTGCCGGAGCTGATCGCCGCCGCGCGCAATCTTGGCTTTTACACCAACCTGATCACCTCCGGCATCGGGCTGACCGAGAAAAAGCTGGATAGCTTTGCCGAGGCCGGACTGGATCATATTCAGATCAGCTTTCAGGCGAGTGATGAAACGCTGAACGCCGCGCTGGCCGGCTCGGAAAAGGCGTTCCGGCAAAAGCTGGAAATGGCGCGGGCGGTTAAAGCGCACGGCTATCCGATGGTGCTGAACTTTGTGCTGCACCGCCATAACATCGACCAGATCGATCGCATTATTGAACTGTGCATCGAGCTGGAGGCGGACGACGTCGAGCTGGCGACCTGTCAGTTTTACGGCTGGGCGCAGCTCAATCGCGAAGGATTGCTACCCACACGCGAGCAGATCGAGCGGGCCGAGCAGGTGGTGAAGCAATATCGTCAGCGCATGGCGGAAAGCGGCAGCCTGACCAATCTGCTGTTTGTGACGCCTGATTATTATGAAGAGCGCCCCAAAGGCTGTATGGGCGGCTGGGGAGCAATTTTTCTCAGCGTGACGCCGGAAGGCACCGCGCTGCCGTGCCACAGTGCGCGCCAGCTGCCGGTAGAGTTCCCGTCGGTGCTGGAGCACGATCTGCAGCATATCTGGTATGAATCCTTCGGCTTTAATCGCTATCGTGGCTTTGACTGGATGCCGGAACCTTGCCGTTCCTGCGACGAAAAAGAGAAGGATTTCGGCGGCTGCCGCTGTCAGGCCTTTATGCTGACCGGCAACGCCGATAATGCCGATCCGGTCTGCGCTAAATCGCCGCATCACGGCAAAATCCTTGCGGCGCGTGAGGAGGCCAACTGTACCCAGATGCAGATTAGCCAGCTGCAGTTCCGCAATCGGGTTAATTCTCAGCTGATCTTTAAGGCGAACGCGTAA
- the pqqD gene encoding pyrroloquinoline quinone biosynthesis peptide chaperone PqqD produces the protein MEITASQIPQFRRGFRLQWEEAQNCHVILYPEGMARLNGSAAEILLLVDGKRTLGDIVAELSARFPGVPDLGNDVTDFFGQAYEQKWIIFRD, from the coding sequence ATGGAAATTACCGCATCACAGATCCCGCAGTTCCGCCGCGGTTTCCGCCTGCAGTGGGAAGAGGCGCAAAACTGTCATGTCATCCTCTATCCGGAAGGCATGGCGCGTCTGAACGGCAGCGCCGCAGAAATTTTACTGCTGGTGGATGGCAAGCGCACCTTGGGCGATATCGTCGCCGAGCTGAGCGCGCGTTTCCCCGGCGTGCCCGATCTGGGCAATGACGTGACTGATTTTTTTGGCCAGGCCTATGAACAGAAGTGGATCATCTTCCGTGACTGA
- the pqqF gene encoding pyrroloquinoline quinone biosynthesis protein PqqF gives MSQAASLRLDNGLTVRLQHDAQASEAAALLQVASGSDNEPAQWPGLAHLLEHLLFTGSAGYTGQQRLMSWVPAQSGRLNATTRADRTAYFFSLPASGLEAGLARLVDMLAQPLLASDAIAQETAVIDAEYRLLRQDTPTLTGVAQRHFFHGPPAMQRFQVGSRASFGDDVSRLRQALIDFHQQRYHAGAMTLWLCGPQPLAELETLARRYGASLSGSASASADAAVSLSPCLRARADAAVRATGATQLTLTFALNRWQESDAGWCALLQQLLRDEAEGSLLAQLRAADACDGVSLQEVWRGGGAALIAVCFLPAHPRTDLTAQLEGALRQWLAQLATFTAAQLNHYLQLAQRQYAHKSVLDRLREQAFGFAPPTAVTPEAWQRWLKQLQQAEIGRLWLDESVQGEVTSSAGFEFISAPFHSVPTVSALPLRFWPFPPLAAPSTLPHSAAPLLHLPSSAPAVLTLRPALETPITDPLGYALQAALRALSASLAHQNGRLSVERQQGIWQLQLSGEPVFMLAAMAAIVTQLQAFTPSDASARAWQRERQKEQGDIPVRRLLNRLPGWLLAQQPACAALEKVVWQAALSGGSPTLAQQLARLLSQLPGSVKNAARWLRCDPLAGQRQTLRLSQGDTALLLFCPLTQPGLEAQLAWRMLALIYQPAFFQRLRVEQQIGYVVSCSFHHVADRAGVLFALQSPQCKAADLLIHIQRFLQTMEENIAQLAADELVDKRERLWQRLQPDGDVLERARQALAFPELVSPAARVQLDRLDAPTLLAWHRALCNPIYWWQCAAEPDPV, from the coding sequence ATGTCGCAGGCGGCCTCGTTACGGCTGGATAACGGCCTGACGGTGCGGCTCCAGCACGACGCGCAGGCGTCGGAGGCCGCAGCGCTGCTGCAGGTCGCCAGCGGCAGCGACAATGAGCCGGCGCAGTGGCCTGGGTTGGCGCACCTGCTGGAGCATCTGCTGTTTACCGGCAGTGCAGGCTATACCGGGCAGCAGCGGCTGATGAGCTGGGTGCCTGCGCAGAGCGGTCGCCTGAACGCCACAACCCGCGCCGATCGCACCGCTTACTTCTTTAGCCTGCCCGCCAGCGGGCTGGAGGCGGGGCTGGCGCGTCTGGTGGATATGCTGGCGCAGCCGTTGCTGGCATCAGACGCGATCGCGCAGGAAACGGCGGTGATTGACGCGGAATATCGCCTGCTGCGTCAGGATACGCCGACGTTAACCGGCGTGGCGCAGCGGCATTTTTTTCACGGTCCACCCGCTATGCAGCGCTTTCAGGTCGGCAGCCGCGCCAGTTTTGGCGACGATGTTAGCCGATTACGGCAGGCGTTAATCGATTTCCATCAGCAACGTTATCACGCAGGGGCGATGACGCTCTGGCTTTGCGGGCCGCAGCCGCTGGCTGAGCTGGAAACCCTTGCCCGACGCTACGGAGCCAGTCTGTCCGGCTCCGCTTCTGCTTCCGCTGACGCGGCGGTGTCGCTCTCTCCCTGCTTACGGGCGCGCGCGGATGCGGCGGTACGCGCAACAGGCGCGACGCAGCTTACGCTAACCTTTGCGCTTAATCGTTGGCAGGAGAGCGATGCAGGCTGGTGTGCGCTATTGCAACAGCTGCTGCGGGATGAAGCGGAAGGCAGCCTGCTGGCGCAGCTGCGGGCCGCTGACGCCTGTGACGGCGTCAGTTTACAGGAGGTCTGGCGCGGCGGCGGCGCTGCGCTGATTGCCGTTTGTTTCTTACCGGCGCATCCGCGTACGGATCTTACCGCGCAGCTGGAGGGCGCGCTGCGACAGTGGCTGGCTCAGCTTGCCACCTTTACCGCCGCGCAGCTAAACCATTATTTGCAACTGGCGCAGCGCCAGTATGCCCACAAAAGCGTGCTTGATCGCCTGCGCGAACAGGCATTCGGCTTTGCCCCGCCGACAGCGGTAACGCCAGAGGCCTGGCAGCGCTGGCTGAAACAGTTGCAGCAGGCGGAGATCGGCCGCCTGTGGCTGGATGAGAGCGTGCAGGGCGAGGTGACTTCCTCGGCAGGATTCGAATTTATCAGCGCGCCTTTCCACTCGGTTCCAACGGTCTCCGCTTTACCGCTGCGTTTCTGGCCTTTCCCGCCGCTGGCTGCGCCGTCCACCTTACCCCATAGCGCAGCGCCTTTACTGCATTTGCCTTCGTCCGCGCCTGCGGTATTAACGCTGCGCCCGGCGCTGGAAACCCCGATTACCGACCCGCTGGGTTATGCTCTGCAGGCGGCGCTACGCGCGTTGTCGGCCAGCCTGGCGCATCAGAACGGCAGGCTGAGCGTTGAGCGTCAGCAGGGGATTTGGCAGCTGCAGCTGAGCGGCGAACCGGTATTTATGCTGGCGGCAATGGCGGCTATCGTTACGCAGCTGCAGGCGTTTACGCCGTCAGACGCCAGCGCGCGCGCCTGGCAACGGGAGCGGCAAAAAGAGCAGGGCGATATTCCGGTGCGTCGGCTGCTTAACCGGCTACCGGGCTGGCTGCTGGCGCAACAGCCCGCCTGCGCCGCGCTGGAAAAAGTAGTATGGCAGGCAGCGCTGTCAGGCGGCAGCCCGACGCTGGCTCAGCAACTGGCCCGTTTGCTGAGTCAGCTGCCGGGAAGCGTAAAAAACGCAGCCCGCTGGCTGCGGTGCGATCCGCTGGCGGGGCAGCGTCAGACGCTGCGCCTGAGCCAGGGCGATACGGCGCTGCTGCTGTTTTGCCCGTTAACGCAGCCAGGCCTGGAGGCGCAGCTGGCGTGGAGAATGCTGGCGTTAATTTATCAGCCAGCCTTTTTTCAGCGCCTGCGGGTAGAACAGCAGATCGGCTATGTGGTCAGCTGCAGCTTTCATCATGTCGCCGATCGGGCAGGCGTGCTGTTTGCTTTACAATCGCCGCAGTGCAAGGCTGCCGACCTGTTAATACATATTCAGCGCTTTTTGCAGACGATGGAAGAAAATATCGCTCAGCTTGCCGCTGATGAGCTGGTGGACAAGCGTGAGCGGCTATGGCAGCGGCTCCAGCCCGACGGCGATGTGCTGGAGCGGGCGCGCCAGGCGCTGGCATTTCCCGAGCTGGTCTCTCCGGCGGCGCGCGTCCAACTGGACAGGCTGGATGCGCCCACGCTGCTTGCATGGCATCGTGCGCTTTGCAACCCCATCTACTGGTGGCAGTGCGCTGCCGAGCCGGATCCGGTTTAA